One Rhinoderma darwinii isolate aRhiDar2 chromosome 4 unlocalized genomic scaffold, aRhiDar2.hap1 SUPER_4_unloc_12, whole genome shotgun sequence genomic window carries:
- the LOC142684056 gene encoding adhesion G-protein coupled receptor F3-like produces MSLDPPYSLEENLGPHLLWCLEKLFPVMSTTYEAFSFSSNHLDLQYTTASCDVLQDNRIFQLDASTTTISLTGDFVSDCNISIFSVTCRPQNRTFNSQYDDDGKTSYYVASDIRTNILMLDDKSHHLANINMTFTCGNRSCDQTAVCVFWDFTLNKWSSKGCLTQVTEGITKCLCDHLTSFAVLMLGSIPEDSLDNTILDYITMVGLGISSVSLLLCISIQVILLRKSRKNMAVYRHVSILHMSVFLFIFYISFLASDLIKQDIQETLCAAFTFCSHLSLLGFFCWTLVQGIFLVSRLVFVFHHVTKKEFLALSILLGYACPLAIALGTFLVYFPQHYRMKGTCWLDRSSGALIAFNVPTIVIIVGHFLVLILVIHKLLRPSVSEGKSEDEEVVKKLVKAVLFCTPQFGLTWAIGIPMFASPNDLTLQYLFVLLNPLQGFFILLFACLLDKKVMDLLKKSFRKTSVTNSSVATMSSA; encoded by the coding sequence ATGTCCTTGGATCCACCATACAGTTTGGAGGAAAATCTTGGTCCACATCTACTGTGGTGTCTTGAGAAGCTCTTCCCCGTCATGTCTACCACCTACGAAGCCTTCAGTTTTTCCTCCAACCACTTAGACCTCCAGTACACCACAGCCTCATGTGATGTCCTACAAGATAATAGGATTTTTCAGCTCGATGCCTCCACCACCACCATATCCCTGACCGGAGACTTTGTTTCAGATTGTAATATCAGCATCTTTTCCGTAACatgtagaccacagaacagaaCATTTAACAGTCAATACGATGACGATGGGAAGACGAGTTACTATGTGGCCAGTGACATAAGAACAAACATTTTGATGCTGGATGATAAGAGCCATCACTTGGCCAATATAAATATGACCTTCACGTGTGGGAACCGCTCCTGTGACCAGACGGCTGTATGCGTGTTCTGGGATTTCACGTTGAATAAGTGGTCATCGAAGGGTTGCCTAACCCAAGTCACCGAAGGGATCACCAAATGTCTGTGTGATCACCTGACCTCTTTTGCCGTCTTGATGTTGGGCTCCATTCCAGAAGACAGTCTTGATAACACCATATTAGACTACATCACAATGGTTGGACTTGGCATCTCCAGCGTGTCTCTTCTCCTTTGTATCTCAATACAAGTGATTCTCCTGAGAAAATCCAGGAAGAACATGGCCGTGTACAGACACGTGTCCATCCTTCACATGTCCGTTTTCCTCTTCATTTTTTATATCTCATTTTTAGCTTCTGACTTAATTAAACAGGACATCCAGGAGACACTTTGTGCGGCTTTTACATTCTGCTCCCATCTTTCCCTCTTGGGCTTCTTCTGCTGGACTTTGGTGCAGGGCATATTTTTGGTATCTCGATTAGTCTTTGTTTTCCATCATGTTACAAAGAAGGAATTCCTGGCGCTCTCCATCCTACTGGGATATGCCTGCCCTTTGGCTATTGCCTTGGGAACCTTCCTGGTATATTTCCCTCAACATTACAGGATGAAAGGCACATGTTGGCTGGATAGAAGTTCGGGAGCCTTAATTGCATTTAATGTCCCCACCATAGTAATTATAGTGGGACATTTTCTCGTTCTCATCCTTGTGATCCATAAACTTCTCAGACCATCAGTCTCCGAAGGAAAAAGTGAAGATGAAGAAGTTGTTAAGAAGTTGGTCAAAGCTGTCCTCTTCTGCACGCCCCAGTTTGGGTTGACCTGGGCAATCGGGATTCCCATGTTTGCAAGCCCAAATGATCTCACTTTACAATACTTGTTTGTACTTCtcaaccctctgcag